The Limisphaera ngatamarikiensis genome includes a window with the following:
- a CDS encoding hydrolase, which produces MLDPQTTLVALIDVQERLARVMADQEALITNLRRLIQGAQHLGLPVVWAEQNPTRLGLTVPELRSLLVGQQPVTKMTFNCWADPAFRKAIEATGRRQVLLAGIETHVCIYQTAVALLQAGYEVEVVADAVSSRSAEHRQLALTKLSLLGARPTCVEMALFELLQTAESPAFKAILALVK; this is translated from the coding sequence ATGTTGGATCCACAAACCACCCTGGTGGCGTTGATTGATGTGCAGGAACGACTCGCCCGGGTCATGGCAGACCAGGAGGCGCTGATCACCAACCTGCGGCGGTTGATTCAGGGCGCGCAACATCTGGGGTTGCCCGTGGTCTGGGCCGAGCAGAACCCCACCCGACTGGGTCTGACGGTGCCGGAATTGCGGTCGCTGCTGGTGGGGCAGCAACCGGTTACGAAAATGACCTTCAATTGCTGGGCCGACCCCGCGTTCCGAAAGGCGATCGAGGCGACCGGACGTCGGCAGGTCCTGTTGGCCGGGATTGAGACGCATGTGTGCATCTATCAGACCGCCGTGGCGTTGCTGCAGGCAGGGTACGAGGTGGAGGTGGTGGCCGACGCGGTTTCATCGCGCTCGGCCGAGCACCGGCAACTGGCCCTGACCAAGTTATCCCTGCTGGGCGCGCGACCCACCTGCGTGGAGATGGCGTTGTTTGAGTTGCTGCAGACGGCGGAGTCGCCGGCGTTCAAGGCGATCCTGGCCCTGGTGAAATGA
- a CDS encoding L-fucose/L-arabinose isomerase family protein: MKTKATQGGGNSKQGSRTVVLVASGDLRLSANQVCWPAQAAMEKALTAAIEAEGFRVVRGHPYKPRLKHGFIASQREGLEVFRQIDPDLPLIVAEAVWQYSHHVFPGLTTHRGPILTVANWSGQWPGLVGMLNLNGSLTKAGIRYSTLWSEDFQDEYFRKRLRDWLTTGSCQHDTSHVVEWDRVKVPSRARRVGEQLASELMRNKAILGVFDEGCMGMFNAIIPDDLLHATGVFKERLSQSALYYETLQVTDEEARAVRDWMEKRGMKFHTGPDEATDLTDNQILWQCKMYIAALRIADDFGCDAIGIQYQQGLKDLLPASDLVEGTLNNTQRPPVRSRDGRRVLFPGRPLVHFNEVDECAGLDGLMTARVHAALSQPVETTLHDVRWGDRDRSGTVQDYVWVFEISGAAPPAHFIGGWKGAEGFRQPPMYFPKGGSTLRGISKPGEIVWSRIYIADDALHMDLGRAKVVELPRSETERRWQATTPQWPIMHAVTYGITRDQMMARHKSNHIQVAYAQDADSADLALLTKASMAAALGIRVHLCGTRANGKPWA; encoded by the coding sequence ATGAAAACGAAAGCGACGCAAGGTGGAGGAAACTCGAAACAGGGCTCGCGAACGGTGGTTCTGGTGGCCAGTGGCGACCTGCGGCTGTCGGCCAACCAGGTTTGCTGGCCCGCGCAGGCGGCCATGGAAAAGGCCCTGACAGCGGCCATCGAGGCCGAGGGCTTCCGCGTGGTTCGGGGCCATCCCTACAAACCGCGCCTGAAACACGGTTTTATCGCCTCTCAGCGGGAGGGGTTGGAGGTGTTCCGGCAGATTGACCCCGACCTGCCCCTCATCGTGGCCGAGGCGGTGTGGCAGTACTCGCACCATGTTTTTCCGGGTCTGACCACGCACCGCGGCCCGATCCTGACCGTGGCCAACTGGTCCGGCCAATGGCCCGGCCTGGTCGGGATGCTGAACCTCAACGGGTCGCTCACCAAGGCCGGCATTCGGTATTCCACCCTCTGGAGCGAGGATTTCCAGGACGAATACTTCCGCAAACGATTGCGTGACTGGCTGACCACCGGTTCCTGCCAGCACGACACATCGCACGTGGTGGAATGGGATCGGGTCAAAGTGCCCTCCCGGGCACGCCGCGTGGGCGAACAACTGGCTTCGGAGCTGATGCGGAACAAGGCGATCCTGGGCGTCTTCGACGAGGGTTGCATGGGGATGTTCAACGCCATCATCCCCGACGATCTATTGCATGCCACCGGCGTGTTCAAGGAACGGCTCAGCCAGTCGGCCCTCTACTACGAAACGCTGCAGGTTACGGACGAGGAAGCGCGGGCGGTCCGGGACTGGATGGAAAAACGTGGCATGAAGTTCCACACCGGTCCGGACGAGGCGACCGACCTCACCGACAACCAGATCCTCTGGCAGTGCAAGATGTACATTGCCGCGCTCCGGATCGCCGACGATTTCGGCTGCGACGCCATCGGCATTCAATACCAGCAGGGGCTGAAGGATCTCCTGCCGGCCAGCGACCTGGTCGAGGGCACCCTCAATAACACCCAGCGCCCGCCGGTCCGGTCCCGCGACGGTCGCCGGGTGTTGTTCCCGGGCCGACCGCTGGTGCATTTCAACGAGGTGGACGAGTGTGCGGGCCTGGACGGCCTGATGACCGCCCGCGTGCATGCCGCGTTGTCCCAGCCGGTGGAAACCACCCTGCACGACGTCCGGTGGGGCGACCGGGACCGGTCCGGCACCGTGCAGGATTACGTCTGGGTCTTCGAAATCAGCGGGGCCGCGCCGCCGGCCCATTTCATTGGCGGTTGGAAGGGCGCCGAGGGTTTCCGTCAGCCGCCCATGTACTTCCCGAAGGGCGGTAGTACCCTGCGCGGCATCTCCAAACCCGGCGAAATCGTCTGGTCACGCATCTACATCGCCGACGACGCCCTGCACATGGACCTCGGCCGCGCCAAGGTCGTGGAACTGCCCCGGAGCGAGACCGAGCGGCGCTGGCAGGCCACCACACCCCAATGGCCCATAATGCACGCCGTCACCTACGGCATTACCCGCGACCAGATGATGGCCCGACACAAATCCAACCACATCCAGGTCGCCTACGCGCAGGATGCCGACTCGGCCGACCTGGCCCTTCTGACCAAGGCCAGCATGGCCGCCGCCCTCGGAATCCGCGTCCACCTGTGCGGGACACGTGCCAACGGCAAACCGTGGGCCTGA
- a CDS encoding substrate-binding domain-containing protein has product MTSIPAQDRHRGFREAIAGTDIEVIFEADMKWLEPEARREMESALARFPKIDLVYAHNDPGAHGAWLAARAAGREKEMLFVGIDALPQEGVAYVRQGILDATFQYPTGGSEAVETALRILRGEPVPKRIVLGSRVFDRSNVERGGDPLP; this is encoded by the coding sequence ATGACGTCCATCCCGGCCCAGGACCGGCATCGGGGCTTTCGCGAGGCCATCGCCGGCACGGACATCGAGGTGATTTTTGAGGCGGACATGAAGTGGTTGGAACCCGAGGCACGACGCGAGATGGAATCGGCCCTGGCCAGGTTTCCAAAGATTGACCTGGTGTATGCGCACAATGACCCCGGTGCACACGGCGCCTGGTTGGCGGCACGGGCTGCGGGCCGGGAAAAGGAAATGCTATTTGTCGGGATTGATGCCCTGCCGCAGGAAGGGGTGGCCTACGTGAGGCAGGGGATCCTGGACGCCACGTTTCAATACCCCACGGGCGGCAGCGAGGCCGTGGAAACCGCGCTGCGGATCCTCCGTGGGGAACCGGTTCCGAAACGGATCGTTTTGGGCTCGCGGGTGTTCGATCGCTCCAACGTGGAGCGCGGCGGTGACCCGCTGCCCTGA
- a CDS encoding substrate-binding domain-containing protein gives MKPRLMIPVGWALATAAVLLGLAGCERPSGGPAPARQDGGPRVFTIGMSQCNLGEPWRVRMNADIRAAAARHPELRVIFKDAQNDTLRQRAHVEEFINARVDLLIISPKEAAPLTEPVARALDAGIPVIVLDRAVLGERFTRFIGADNVKIGRAAGEWIKRRLGGRGRAGGIEGADDVHPGPGPASGLSRGHRRHGHRGDF, from the coding sequence ATGAAACCGCGCCTGATGATTCCCGTTGGTTGGGCACTGGCCACAGCAGCGGTGCTGCTGGGGCTGGCGGGTTGCGAGCGTCCCTCGGGTGGGCCCGCACCGGCCCGGCAGGACGGCGGACCGCGCGTGTTCACCATAGGCATGAGCCAGTGCAACCTGGGCGAGCCGTGGCGGGTGCGAATGAACGCGGACATCCGGGCGGCGGCGGCCCGGCATCCGGAACTGCGCGTGATCTTCAAGGACGCGCAAAACGACACCCTCCGCCAGCGGGCGCATGTGGAGGAGTTCATCAATGCCCGGGTGGACCTGCTGATCATCAGTCCCAAGGAGGCCGCGCCGCTGACCGAACCGGTCGCACGCGCCCTGGATGCCGGCATCCCGGTGATTGTGTTGGATCGGGCGGTGCTCGGAGAGCGGTTCACCCGCTTCATCGGTGCCGACAACGTCAAGATCGGCCGTGCCGCGGGCGAATGGATCAAGCGGCGTCTGGGCGGGCGCGGTCGGGCGGGTGGAATTGAAGGGGCTGATGACGTCCATCCCGGCCCAGGACCGGCATCGGGGCTTTCGCGAGGCCATCGCCGGCACGGACATCGAGGTGATTTTTGA
- a CDS encoding ABC transporter permease subunit produces the protein MSAELSPRRKIGWNRSGSWWRSPASRAWLALALVLVLGLLFPADGAFYQWGTHRDALRQTSVYGILACGLTVVIVSGGIDLSVGSVLALVAVVTARLAIHAGWPAWGVVLIGLTVGGAVGLVNGLLAARLGLQPFIATLATMVFARGLAKWSSGGMKVSTAVPLPDGTFRYVDVPALFRWIDTRVLGGNVSVVTLVFLFCALVCGWLLTRHAWGRWWMAIGGNEEAARRSGVPVARMKMAAYVGSGLLAAVAGLCQAAQEQQGDPETGAGYELIAIAMVVMGGTRLSGGEGGMGRTLLGVLTVGYLEKILSINAVPEAGRLMLMGVIIVLAVLTQGMRRS, from the coding sequence GTGTCGGCGGAGTTGTCTCCACGCCGGAAGATCGGCTGGAACCGATCCGGCTCGTGGTGGCGGTCCCCGGCATCGCGAGCCTGGCTGGCCCTGGCCCTGGTACTGGTGCTGGGTTTGTTGTTTCCCGCCGATGGTGCGTTTTACCAATGGGGCACTCACCGGGACGCCCTCCGGCAAACATCCGTTTACGGCATCCTGGCCTGCGGTCTGACCGTGGTGATTGTCAGCGGCGGAATTGATCTGTCGGTGGGGAGTGTGCTGGCCCTGGTGGCGGTGGTGACGGCGCGGCTGGCCATACATGCGGGGTGGCCGGCGTGGGGTGTGGTGTTGATCGGTTTGACCGTGGGCGGTGCCGTGGGTTTGGTCAACGGCCTGCTTGCCGCGCGCCTGGGTTTGCAACCGTTTATTGCCACGTTGGCCACGATGGTGTTTGCGCGCGGCCTGGCCAAATGGTCCTCGGGCGGGATGAAAGTGTCCACGGCGGTGCCGTTGCCGGACGGTACATTTCGTTACGTGGACGTGCCGGCGTTGTTCCGGTGGATTGATACGCGGGTCCTGGGGGGAAACGTTTCGGTGGTGACACTGGTGTTTCTGTTTTGTGCGCTGGTGTGCGGGTGGCTGTTGACCCGGCATGCGTGGGGTCGGTGGTGGATGGCGATCGGGGGCAACGAAGAGGCCGCCCGGCGATCCGGCGTGCCGGTGGCCCGGATGAAGATGGCGGCGTACGTGGGGAGCGGACTGCTGGCGGCCGTGGCCGGGCTTTGTCAGGCGGCCCAGGAGCAGCAGGGGGATCCGGAAACGGGCGCGGGGTATGAACTCATCGCGATTGCCATGGTGGTGATGGGAGGCACGCGGCTGAGCGGTGGGGAAGGGGGCATGGGTCGTACTTTGTTGGGCGTGCTCACGGTGGGGTACCTGGAAAAGATCCTCAGCATCAATGCGGTGCCGGAGGCGGGACGCCTGATGTTGATGGGCGTGATCATCGTGCTTGCGGTGTTGACTCAGGGCATGCGGAGAAGTTGA
- a CDS encoding DUF190 domain-containing protein: MQLPEDSVLVRIFVGESDRWDHRPLYEAIVLKAREMHLAGATVLRGPMGFGKSSRLHTAKILRLSMDLPVVIEIVDTEEKIRSFLPVLEPMMQGGLVTLEKVKVLHYRAGGTGQAETK; encoded by the coding sequence ATGCAACTGCCCGAGGACTCTGTTCTGGTGCGGATTTTCGTGGGCGAGAGTGATCGGTGGGACCACCGACCGTTGTACGAGGCGATTGTGTTGAAGGCCCGGGAAATGCACCTGGCCGGGGCGACCGTGCTGCGGGGGCCCATGGGATTTGGCAAATCGAGCCGGCTGCACACGGCCAAGATCCTGCGATTGTCCATGGACCTGCCCGTGGTCATCGAGATCGTGGACACGGAGGAGAAAATCCGGTCCTTCCTGCCGGTCCTGGAACCGATGATGCAGGGCGGGCTGGTCACGCTGGAAAAGGTGAAGGTCCTTCATTACCGGGCGGGCGGTACCGGTCAGGCAGAAACGAAGTAG
- the crcB gene encoding fluoride efflux transporter CrcB, translating to MVQLLCVFVGGGLGALLRWWISGWVAERVGETFPWGTLVVNVTGCIVVGFLAGLFAPEGRWWATPEVRQFLILGVCGGYTTFSSFSLQTLNLLQDGQWLAGLANVGLSVVLCMVGVWLGHWLGLWTQTLRS from the coding sequence ATGGTTCAGTTGCTGTGTGTTTTTGTGGGGGGAGGTTTGGGGGCGCTGCTCCGTTGGTGGATTTCCGGTTGGGTGGCGGAGCGCGTGGGTGAGACCTTTCCTTGGGGCACGTTGGTAGTCAACGTCACCGGATGCATCGTCGTGGGCTTCCTGGCCGGGCTGTTTGCCCCGGAGGGCCGTTGGTGGGCGACGCCGGAGGTGCGGCAGTTTTTGATTCTCGGAGTCTGCGGGGGGTACACCACGTTCTCGTCGTTCAGTCTCCAGACCTTGAACCTGCTTCAGGACGGTCAGTGGTTGGCAGGGCTGGCCAACGTGGGGTTGTCGGTTGTGCTCTGCATGGTGGGGGTGTGGCTGGGGCATTGGTTGGGTCTGTGGACGCAAACGTTAAGGAGCTGA